Proteins encoded in a region of the Elaeis guineensis isolate ETL-2024a chromosome 7, EG11, whole genome shotgun sequence genome:
- the LOC105048939 gene encoding oleoyl-acyl carrier protein thioesterase, chloroplastic, producing MLKGCAAAGPIRVREAGAVQCRGLGAAGRGRRRPVATSVRCSRPEAPPVTGLAAAAAAAGGGGMGLAESLRLGRLVEDGLSYKESFIVRCYEVGINKTATVETIANLLQEVGGNHALSVGFSTDGFATTPTMRKLRLIWVTSRMHIEIYKYPAWGDVVEIETWCQGEGRIGTRRDWIIKDLATGEVIGRATSKWVMMNQDTRKLQRVSDEVREEYLVFCPRTPRLAFPEEDNGSVKKIPKLEEPADYSRSELVPRRADLDMNQHVNNVTYIGWVLESMPQEIIDTHELQTITLDYRRECQHNDMVDSLTSLELADDYSTNGSAIGKQHKKEHHRFLHFLRLSSTGLEINRGRTEWRKLVR from the exons ATGTTGAAGGGGTGCGCGGCGGCGGGGCCGATCCGCGTCCGCGAGGCGGGTGCGGTCCAATGCAGGGGGCTCGGCGCCGCCGGTAGGGGAAGGAGGCGGCCGGTGGCGACATCGGTGCGGTGCTCCCGGCCGGAGGCGCCGCCGGTGACGGGCCTGGCCGCCGCTGCCGCGGCGGCGGGGGGCGGTGGGATGGGGTTGGCGGAGAGTCTTCGGCTGGGGAGGCTGGTGGAGGACGGTCTGTCCTACAAGGAGAGCTTCATCGTGAGGTGCTACGAGGTGGGAATCAACAAGACCGCCACCGTCGAGACCATTGCCAATCTCCTCCAG GAAGTTGGGGGCAACCATGCACTGAGTGTTGGATTTTCTACTGATGGGTTCGCCACGACCCCTACCATGAGGAAACTTCGCCTCATATGGGTGACTTCTCGCATGCACATTGAAATATATAAGTATCCTGCTTG GGGTGATGTTGTTGAGATTGAAACATGGTGCCAAGGGGAAGGAAGAATAGGCACCAGGCGTGATTGGATTATCAAGGATTTGGCTACTGGTGAAGTTATTGGTAGAGCCACCAG CAAGTGGGTAATGATGAACCAAGATACTAGGAAACTTCAGCGAGTAAGTGATGAAGTGAGGGAAGAATATCTTGTCTTCTGCCCGAGAACTCCTAG ATTAGCATTTCCAGAGGAGGATAATGGCAGCGTGAAGAAAATTCCTAAACTTGAAGAGCCTGCAGATTATTCACGATCAGAACTTGTT CCCAGGAGAGCCGATTTGGACATGAACCAACATGTAAACAATGTAACTTATATCGGATGGGTCCTTGAA AGCATGCCTCAAGAAATTATCGATACCCATGAACTCCAGACAATCACCCTGGATTACAGGAGAGAATGCCAGCATAATGACATGGTTGATTCTCTTACTAGTCTGGAATTGGCTGATGATTATAGCACTAATGGGTCTGCTATTGGAAAGCAACACAAGAAAGAGCACCATCGCTTTTTGCATTTCTTGAGATTGTCCAGCACTGGACTTGAAATAAATCGAGGTCGCACTGAGTGGAGGAAGCTAGTTCGATGA